A genomic stretch from Hemicordylus capensis ecotype Gifberg chromosome 1, rHemCap1.1.pri, whole genome shotgun sequence includes:
- the CGRRF1 gene encoding cell growth regulator with RING finger domain protein 1: MAAALLVALYEYSPLFYISVVFVCFLVTSGLVMGWFGWDVPVILRNSEETESNVKVFQKQMRQVKNPFSLEIQNPAAASAASGITLMLDCLENCLLTCYWGCSVQKLHEALQKHAYCFRIKTPQTFEDALQNEYLYCQQYCIKKPDKEETCCQLPEEAHITDFGPVPRSRYPLVALLTLADEDNREIYDIIAMVSIIHIPDDSYRLPCRILYQYLLLAQGQLHDLKQLFMSANNSGSPLNVPPPGERTRVGQLLEKAGLEEDEPELPEEGCKDCIVCQNKAVNWVLLPCRHTCLCDDCIPYFQQCPMCRQFVGESFPLCGQKEGDHRS, from the exons ATGGCTGCCGCCCTTCTGGTGGCGCTCTACGAGTACTCGCCGCTCTTCTACATCTCCGTGGTGTTCGTCTGCTTCTTGGTCACCAGCGGCCTGGTCATGGGCTG GTTTGGGTGGGATGTTCCTGTGATTCTGAGAAACTCGGAAGAAACTGAATCAAACGTGAAAGTGTTCCAGAAGCAGATGCGACAAGTGAAGAACCCCTTCAGCTTGGAAATTCAAAACCCAGCAGCAGCTTCAGCTGCAA GTGGCATCACCCTAATGCTTGATTGTCTGGAAAACTGTCTCCTTACCTGCTACTGGGGTTGCAGTGTGCAAAAGCTCCACGAAGCCCTGCAGAAGCATGCCTATTGTTTCCGGATTAAAACCCCCCAGACGTTTGAGGATGCATTGCAGAATGAGTATCTCTACTGCCAGCAGTACTG CATTAAAAAACCTGACAAAGAGGAAACGTGTTGTCAGTTGCCGGAAGAGGCACACATCACTGACTTTGGCCCTGTGCCTCGATCGCGGTACCCACTGGTAGCACTGCTGACCTTAGCTGATGAAGACAACAGAGAGATCTATGATATT ATTGCGATGGTGTCCATAATTCACATTCCTGATGACAGTTACAGGCTTCCCTGCAGAATACTCTATCAGTACCTCCTCCTGGCTCAAGGTCAGCTTCATGATCTAAAG CAACTCTTCATGTCTGCCAACAACAGTGGCTCCCCTTTGAACGTCCCTCCTCCAGGAGAGAGAACCAGAGTTGGCCAGCTGCTCGAAAAGGCTGGGTTGGAAGAGGATGAGCCGGAGTTGCCGGAGGAAGGCTGCAAGGACTGCATCGTCTGCCAGAACAAGGCAGTCAACTGGGTGCTGCTCCCTTGCAGGCACACCTGCTTGTGTGACGACTGCATCCCCTATTTCCAGCAGTGCCCCATGTGCCGGCAGTTTGTGGGAGAGTCCTTCCCCCTGTGTGGCCAAAAGGAAGGGGACCACAGAAGTTAG